In a genomic window of Spirosoma agri:
- a CDS encoding MFS transporter — MIQHTIRLYRNAYQGLAPSVWLLAGVMLINRCGTMVLPFLTLYLTQKLHYSVSDAGIIMAVYGIGAFIGTFLGGRLTDRFGFYYIQLFSLLFGGAFLVVLQFVTGFYALCSSVFLFTLLGDSFRPANQAAIAHYAEPDTRTRAFSLNRLAINLGWSVGGGLGGWLAGINYSLLFWADGITCLVAGLVLWTTLPVPKASPAVTSAEPNHKPTVSNAGLGASPYRDTLFIAFVSCSALYLIVFMQLFSIVPLFFKEILHMTEGTIGGLMALNGLLIVGIEMVLIYELEKRHRSKTGLILIGVSLTTIAYLLLAVTGWAGISGMTIALLFIVFVTLSEMLTIPFIQSFTVQRASPATRGQYLALSSMGGALAQTTAPAFGSQVVAHFGFSVHWLFVAAISVLSAGGFWLLKRRLDAPETETLSIEK, encoded by the coding sequence ATGATTCAGCATACAATCCGGCTCTACAGAAACGCTTATCAGGGACTGGCTCCATCCGTGTGGCTGTTGGCAGGCGTTATGCTTATCAACCGCTGTGGTACGATGGTGCTGCCTTTTCTGACATTATATCTCACGCAGAAACTACACTACTCCGTTTCCGATGCGGGTATCATCATGGCCGTTTATGGTATAGGTGCTTTTATCGGTACGTTTCTTGGCGGGCGGCTCACCGACCGGTTTGGCTTTTATTATATTCAGCTGTTCAGTCTGCTTTTTGGTGGCGCGTTTCTGGTAGTCCTTCAGTTCGTCACCGGCTTTTACGCCCTTTGTAGTAGTGTTTTTCTGTTCACGCTGCTCGGCGATTCATTCCGGCCCGCCAACCAGGCTGCCATTGCGCACTACGCCGAACCCGACACGCGCACCCGGGCTTTCTCACTTAACCGGTTAGCGATCAATCTTGGCTGGTCCGTTGGGGGCGGACTAGGCGGCTGGCTGGCCGGAATTAATTATAGCCTGCTGTTCTGGGCCGACGGCATAACCTGTCTGGTGGCCGGACTTGTCCTTTGGACTACCCTACCCGTTCCGAAAGCGAGTCCGGCAGTCACATCCGCAGAACCGAATCATAAGCCTACCGTATCGAATGCCGGGCTGGGCGCGTCGCCTTACCGGGACACCTTATTCATTGCCTTCGTCAGTTGCTCAGCCCTGTATCTGATCGTGTTCATGCAGCTATTCTCCATAGTCCCCCTATTTTTCAAGGAGATCCTGCACATGACAGAAGGCACCATTGGTGGCTTGATGGCGCTGAACGGCCTGTTGATCGTAGGTATCGAAATGGTCTTGATCTATGAGCTGGAGAAGCGACATCGCTCAAAAACCGGCCTGATCCTGATTGGCGTCTCCCTCACAACGATTGCCTATCTGCTGCTGGCAGTAACCGGTTGGGCGGGCATTTCCGGCATGACGATTGCGCTGCTGTTCATCGTCTTCGTGACCCTCAGCGAAATGCTGACCATTCCGTTCATTCAATCCTTCACCGTCCAGCGCGCTAGTCCAGCCACCCGCGGTCAATACCTGGCTCTGTCGTCGATGGGTGGCGCGTTGGCCCAAACAACAGCCCCGGCCTTTGGCTCACAGGTGGTGGCTCATTTCGGGTTCTCCGTGCATTGGTTGTTCGTGGCCGCTATTAGCGTACTATCAGCTGGCGGGTTCTGGTTGTTGAAACGACGGTTGGACGCGCCCGAGACGGAGACGTTGTCCATCGAAAAATGA
- a CDS encoding glycoside hydrolase family 97 protein, protein MANYLLTVLLLITSLVRLYAQQAISITAPSRSIVLTVSSTPTGTITYQLSYKSKSVLDPSGLGFRLSKPDVSLTQFAITGIDSSKTDESWQPVWGETNRIRNNYKELALTLTSKSDAGIQIRVRFRVFDDGLGFRYEFPQQAALTHFVVADELTQFVLPSDHKTFWQPGDYDSNEYLYNTTKLSEIDAVAASDREKDTALKSVIGPDAVQTPLLFKTDNGLYISIYEAALINYPVLHLRVNKQTRTLTAQLVPDAVGNKAYLQTPAQTPWRTLIVSDKATDLLASKLILNLNEPSKIGDSSWIKPQKFVGMWWEMHIGKATWEKAGGKHGANTKNVMKYIDFAAKYGFDGVLVEGWNVGWEDWFGNWKEDVFDFVTPYPDYNLDSLTRYARQKGVRIIMHHETSGSVTNYERRMDAAYQFMVDHDINTVKTGYVGRIIPRGEHHDGQWMINHYQRVAEKTAQYKIMLDSHESAHPTGLHRTYPNWMASEAARGSEFNNAPTLGITPEHTTILPFTRLLGGPMDFTPGLFRFRLNQFDSTRTQRVRTTLAKQLALYVTLYSPLQMVADLPENYEKYLDAFQFIRDVPVDWDDTKVVAAEPGDYVLIARKAKGKDSWFFGAITDENSRDLPLPLNFLEPNKSYEATIYRDAANADWQTNPEAYVIEKKTVTAKTNLSIHLAKGGGCAIQFTKK, encoded by the coding sequence ATGGCGAATTATTTATTAACAGTACTGTTGCTGATTACCTCACTGGTAAGGCTTTACGCGCAACAGGCGATCTCGATTACCGCTCCCAGCCGATCCATTGTCCTCACGGTTAGCAGCACACCAACGGGTACGATCACCTACCAGCTTTCCTACAAGAGCAAATCAGTTCTGGACCCGTCGGGACTTGGCTTCCGGCTCAGCAAACCAGACGTATCACTCACTCAATTCGCGATTACAGGTATCGATTCGTCCAAGACCGACGAGAGCTGGCAACCGGTGTGGGGAGAAACTAACCGTATTCGCAACAACTACAAAGAGCTAGCCCTTACGCTAACGAGCAAATCCGACGCGGGTATTCAGATACGCGTTCGATTCCGGGTATTTGACGATGGACTGGGTTTCCGGTACGAGTTTCCGCAACAGGCTGCCCTCACGCACTTTGTGGTAGCCGACGAACTGACGCAGTTTGTGCTGCCATCCGATCATAAAACGTTCTGGCAACCAGGCGATTATGACTCAAATGAATATCTATACAATACGACTAAACTAAGCGAGATCGATGCGGTCGCGGCATCTGATCGGGAGAAGGATACCGCCCTGAAATCGGTCATCGGACCGGACGCGGTTCAAACCCCGTTGCTGTTCAAAACCGATAATGGCCTGTACATCAGTATTTACGAAGCCGCGTTGATCAACTACCCGGTTCTGCACCTGCGCGTGAACAAACAGACCCGAACGCTTACCGCTCAACTCGTGCCCGATGCGGTGGGAAATAAAGCTTATCTGCAAACACCGGCCCAAACACCGTGGCGGACCCTCATCGTCAGCGACAAAGCGACGGATCTGCTGGCCTCAAAATTGATTCTGAACCTGAACGAGCCGTCAAAAATCGGTGATTCGTCGTGGATAAAGCCGCAGAAATTTGTGGGCATGTGGTGGGAAATGCACATCGGCAAAGCAACCTGGGAAAAAGCCGGGGGCAAGCACGGAGCCAACACCAAAAATGTGATGAAATACATCGACTTTGCGGCTAAATACGGCTTCGATGGGGTTCTGGTCGAAGGCTGGAACGTTGGCTGGGAAGACTGGTTCGGCAACTGGAAAGAAGATGTCTTCGATTTTGTAACCCCCTACCCCGATTATAATCTGGACTCGCTGACGAGGTATGCCCGTCAGAAAGGCGTGCGCATCATCATGCACCACGAAACATCGGGCTCCGTTACCAATTACGAACGCCGGATGGATGCCGCGTACCAGTTCATGGTCGATCACGACATCAATACCGTCAAAACGGGCTACGTGGGCCGGATCATTCCACGGGGTGAACATCACGACGGGCAATGGATGATCAATCACTACCAGCGGGTCGCGGAGAAAACAGCCCAGTATAAAATCATGCTGGACTCGCACGAGTCGGCGCACCCAACGGGTCTTCACCGAACGTACCCCAACTGGATGGCCAGCGAAGCGGCTCGGGGTAGCGAATTCAACAACGCACCTACCTTGGGAATCACGCCCGAACACACGACAATTCTACCCTTCACCCGATTGCTGGGCGGACCTATGGATTTCACGCCCGGCCTGTTCCGGTTCCGGCTGAATCAGTTTGACAGCACCCGAACGCAACGGGTTCGCACGACGCTGGCGAAACAGTTGGCGTTGTATGTCACGCTATATAGCCCGTTGCAGATGGTGGCTGACCTGCCGGAGAATTACGAGAAATACCTGGATGCGTTTCAGTTTATCCGGGATGTGCCGGTGGATTGGGACGATACAAAAGTAGTGGCTGCCGAACCGGGCGATTACGTGCTGATTGCCCGCAAGGCAAAGGGGAAGGATAGCTGGTTTTTTGGGGCGATTACCGACGAAAACAGCCGCGACTTACCGCTACCGCTCAACTTTTTAGAGCCGAACAAATCGTATGAAGCAACGATCTACCGCGACGCGGCCAACGCGGACTGGCAAACTAATCCGGAAGCGTACGTAATTGAAAAGAAAACCGTTACTGCCAAGACGAACCTCAGCATTCATCTAGCCAAAGGCGGTGGCTGCGCGATCCAGTTCACGAAGAAATAA
- a CDS encoding DUF1345 domain-containing protein, whose protein sequence is MLANLFRTITRFDLAHRLIIATIVALIAYVTVSGEVSVAACATTIWIAFALTMLILMWLTIFYAHPRDLPQLSRLEDSSRVMILIFVLAAAMASLFAVIVLLNSMNDTNRSQTITLAILAVACSWSLVHTVFTIRYAHLFYGNDPTQKRRPGGLDFPNDPEPDYLDFAYFSFIIGMTSQVSDVSISSKRIRRAALGHGILSFLFNTIIIALTVGGLSGKL, encoded by the coding sequence ATGCTAGCCAATCTGTTTCGTACGATTACGCGTTTCGACCTCGCTCACCGACTGATTATTGCTACGATCGTAGCCCTGATTGCTTACGTTACGGTGTCGGGTGAAGTCAGTGTGGCGGCCTGCGCAACCACTATCTGGATCGCCTTTGCCCTGACGATGTTAATCCTGATGTGGCTGACTATCTTTTATGCGCATCCCCGCGATCTGCCCCAGCTTTCCCGACTGGAAGATTCCAGTCGGGTGATGATCCTGATTTTTGTGCTTGCGGCTGCAATGGCCAGTTTATTCGCCGTTATTGTGTTGCTGAATTCCATGAACGATACCAATCGAAGCCAGACTATTACGCTGGCTATTCTGGCCGTGGCCTGTTCCTGGTCGTTAGTGCATACCGTGTTCACGATCCGGTATGCGCACCTGTTCTATGGCAACGATCCTACTCAAAAACGACGACCCGGCGGACTCGATTTTCCGAATGACCCGGAACCGGACTACCTCGATTTCGCTTATTTCTCGTTCATTATCGGGATGACCAGCCAGGTGTCTGACGTCTCGATCAGTTCGAAACGCATCCGACGGGCGGCTTTAGGACATGGCATCCTGTCGTTCCTGTTCAATACGATCATCATTGCGCTGACAGTCGGTGGCCTCTCCGGAAAGCTTTAA
- a CDS encoding pyridoxamine 5'-phosphate oxidase family protein, translated as MGKFHESIKPAHREFIEKQHIYFVSSAPLSADGRINLSPKGLDSFRVLSDSQVAYMDVISSGNETSAHTLENGRITIMFCSFEGAPTILRLYGKGFTVLPDTAEWEQYAPHFTIVPSTRQLIVANIDLVQTSCGFGVPLYEYAGERDIHFEWAEKKGADGLREYVQDNNLTSLDGLPTSIGLHH; from the coding sequence ATGGGTAAATTTCACGAATCGATCAAGCCCGCACACCGGGAGTTTATCGAAAAACAGCATATCTACTTTGTTAGCTCGGCCCCATTGAGCGCCGACGGTCGGATCAATCTGTCGCCCAAAGGGCTTGACTCCTTTCGGGTCCTGTCCGATAGCCAGGTGGCCTACATGGACGTGATCAGCAGCGGCAACGAAACATCGGCCCACACGCTCGAAAATGGACGGATAACGATCATGTTCTGCTCATTCGAAGGCGCGCCAACCATTCTGAGACTATACGGAAAAGGGTTTACGGTTTTGCCCGATACGGCTGAATGGGAGCAGTACGCCCCCCATTTTACGATTGTTCCGAGTACCCGGCAGCTCATCGTCGCGAACATCGACCTGGTACAAACCTCCTGTGGCTTTGGCGTTCCCCTGTACGAGTATGCGGGCGAACGCGACATTCATTTCGAGTGGGCGGAGAAGAAAGGAGCCGATGGGCTTCGGGAGTATGTTCAGGACAATAACCTGACCAGTCTGGACGGCCTGCCAACCAGCATCGGTCTACATCACTAG
- a CDS encoding SMP-30/gluconolactonase/LRE family protein: protein MKKTFLLSMALLSGATLIALKPLTKPKPVKLVKVWETDTTLRTPESVLYDGNNTLYVANIDGKSDSLDGSGFISKVSLDGKVENLHWTGGLNAPKGMGLFKKRLYVTDIYRLVAINIENGQAEKTWDAVGKGAFLNDVTVDKEGTVYVSDSRADKLYRLKDDKWEVLMEGDQLNKPNGVLAVGKDKLMLGSTKMGALRTLDLNTKTMTTVADGMANTDGIVPEGKGNYFVSDWNGQVFHISADGTKQPLLDTRADKINAADIEYVAKKKLLIVPTFFKNKLVAYHVE from the coding sequence ATGAAAAAAACTTTCCTGTTATCTATGGCTCTGCTCTCCGGGGCCACGCTGATTGCCCTTAAACCCCTCACGAAGCCGAAGCCCGTTAAACTTGTAAAAGTCTGGGAAACCGATACGACGCTGCGGACTCCCGAATCTGTTCTTTACGACGGGAACAACACATTGTACGTGGCTAATATTGACGGAAAATCGGACTCACTCGATGGCAGTGGATTTATCTCTAAAGTGTCGCTCGATGGTAAGGTAGAAAATCTCCACTGGACTGGCGGACTGAACGCGCCCAAAGGTATGGGCTTATTCAAAAAACGGCTTTACGTAACGGACATTTACCGGCTGGTGGCGATCAATATCGAGAATGGGCAGGCGGAAAAAACCTGGGATGCCGTTGGCAAGGGTGCTTTTCTGAATGACGTAACGGTTGACAAGGAGGGCACTGTCTACGTATCCGATAGCCGCGCCGACAAACTGTATCGCCTGAAAGACGACAAGTGGGAAGTGCTGATGGAGGGCGACCAATTGAACAAGCCCAATGGTGTGCTGGCGGTTGGCAAAGACAAATTAATGCTTGGCAGCACAAAAATGGGTGCGTTGCGAACGCTGGACCTGAACACGAAAACGATGACGACCGTTGCCGATGGCATGGCCAATACAGATGGCATTGTACCCGAAGGCAAGGGTAACTATTTCGTGTCGGACTGGAACGGGCAGGTCTTTCACATCAGTGCCGATGGGACGAAGCAGCCGCTCCTGGATACCCGCGCCGATAAAATCAATGCCGCAGATATTGAGTATGTAGCAAAAAAGAAGCTACTGATCGTACCGACATTTTTCAAAAATAAGCTCGTTGCGTATCACGTCGAATAG
- a CDS encoding nucleoside recognition domain-containing protein, with product MALNYIWVAFFVIAFLVALAKLIFLGDTEIFKLIVEGLFDSSKVAVMDIALPLAGVMTFFLGLLNVGEKAGAINFLARIIGPFFHKLFPEVPKDHPANGQMIMNFSANLIGLDNAATPFGLRAMASLQELNPNKESASNAQIMFLVLHTSGLQIIPLSIMAQRSILGAANPSDVFIPCVIGTYVTTVVALVAVSIKQRINLLNTTVLGWLGGITALIGLALWLLAGRPKEEVETFSKVFGNVILMTIVVAFLLGAIRKKVPIFETFIEGAKGGFETSVKIIPYLVGMLVAIGAFRNAGALDYLVGGFRYVFSLTGMNTDFTDALPVALMKPLSASGARALMIDAMKQFGPDSFVGRLVCIFQGSADTTFYIVALYFGSVGIKNSRHAIPYGLFADLVGVIAGIALGYFFFH from the coding sequence ATGGCTCTTAATTACATCTGGGTTGCTTTTTTTGTCATTGCCTTTCTGGTAGCGCTCGCCAAACTGATTTTCCTGGGCGATACCGAAATTTTTAAACTTATTGTCGAGGGACTTTTCGATTCATCCAAGGTCGCGGTTATGGACATCGCCCTGCCGCTGGCGGGTGTGATGACGTTCTTTCTGGGGTTGTTGAATGTGGGTGAAAAAGCCGGAGCGATCAATTTCCTGGCCCGTATCATTGGTCCGTTTTTCCATAAACTCTTCCCCGAAGTTCCTAAAGACCACCCCGCCAATGGTCAGATGATTATGAACTTCTCGGCCAACCTGATTGGCCTGGACAATGCCGCTACCCCGTTCGGACTACGGGCCATGGCGAGTTTGCAGGAGCTGAACCCGAACAAAGAATCGGCATCCAATGCGCAGATCATGTTTCTGGTCTTGCACACGTCAGGCTTACAAATCATTCCGCTGAGCATCATGGCGCAACGGTCCATTCTGGGCGCGGCCAATCCGTCGGATGTGTTTATTCCCTGCGTCATTGGCACCTACGTAACTACGGTTGTGGCACTTGTAGCTGTGTCGATCAAACAACGCATTAATTTGCTGAATACCACCGTACTCGGCTGGCTAGGCGGCATTACGGCCCTGATCGGCCTGGCGCTGTGGCTGCTGGCAGGTCGTCCCAAAGAAGAGGTCGAAACGTTTTCAAAAGTGTTCGGCAACGTCATTCTCATGACCATCGTGGTCGCGTTCCTGCTGGGGGCCATCCGAAAAAAAGTCCCAATCTTCGAGACATTCATCGAAGGCGCGAAAGGCGGGTTCGAAACATCGGTCAAAATCATTCCCTACCTGGTCGGGATGCTGGTTGCCATTGGGGCCTTCCGGAATGCCGGTGCGCTGGACTACCTGGTCGGTGGGTTCAGGTATGTATTTTCCCTGACGGGCATGAATACGGACTTCACGGATGCGCTGCCCGTGGCACTCATGAAACCGCTAAGTGCTTCCGGCGCGCGGGCGCTCATGATTGACGCGATGAAGCAATTCGGCCCCGATTCGTTTGTGGGGCGGCTCGTCTGCATTTTTCAGGGATCGGCGGATACCACCTTTTACATCGTAGCCCTGTATTTTGGATCGGTCGGCATCAAAAATTCACGCCATGCGATACCCTACGGTTTATTTGCCGATCTGGTGGGCGTTATTGCCGGTATTGCTTTGGGCTATTTTTTCTTCCATTGA
- the argH gene encoding argininosuccinate lyase, which produces MKLWQKEGVTTAEQIERFTVGRDREMDIYLAPFDVLGNLAHAQMLETIGLLTEQELNLLTDELKAIYKDIEAGDFVIEEGVEDVHSQVELLLTRTLGNVGKKIHSGRSRNDQVLVDLKLFTRDRLWQVAQATQRVFNRLIDRSEQHKNDLVPGYTHLQIAMPSSFGLWFGAYAEALSDDMLTLQTAYRLANRNPLGSGAGYGSSFPLDRTLTTDLLGFEGMHVNVVYAQMSRGKTEQTALTALAAIAATISRMAMDICLYNSQNFGFLTLPDALTTGSSIMPHKKNPDVAELLRAKTNRLKALPMEVTLVMSNLPSGYHRDMQLLKEILMPAFDELLDCLDIADFMLEHIQVKTNLLDDPKYDLLFSVERVNELVLSGVPFREAYQTVGKEIAEHTYNPPRTLHHTHEGSIGNLGNNLIVDHMAKALAGFGADRAQAAIDALLA; this is translated from the coding sequence TTGAAACTCTGGCAAAAAGAAGGCGTCACAACCGCCGAACAGATTGAACGCTTCACGGTCGGGCGCGACCGAGAAATGGATATATACCTTGCCCCGTTCGACGTGCTGGGTAACCTCGCTCACGCTCAGATGCTTGAGACCATTGGCCTGCTTACTGAGCAGGAATTGAACCTGTTAACGGACGAACTGAAAGCGATCTACAAAGACATCGAAGCCGGTGATTTCGTCATTGAAGAAGGCGTTGAAGATGTGCATTCCCAGGTCGAGCTGTTACTCACCCGAACGTTGGGTAATGTCGGCAAGAAGATTCACTCGGGTCGATCACGCAACGACCAAGTATTAGTCGATCTCAAATTATTCACGCGCGACCGACTCTGGCAGGTTGCTCAGGCTACGCAACGCGTTTTTAACCGGCTCATCGATCGATCGGAACAGCACAAGAACGATTTAGTGCCGGGTTACACGCACTTACAGATCGCCATGCCCTCGTCGTTCGGACTGTGGTTTGGTGCCTACGCCGAAGCCCTGTCCGACGATATGCTAACCTTACAGACAGCCTACCGGCTCGCCAATCGTAACCCACTCGGATCAGGGGCCGGTTACGGGTCGTCCTTTCCGCTCGACCGAACGCTCACGACTGACTTGCTGGGTTTTGAGGGAATGCATGTCAACGTTGTGTACGCCCAGATGAGCCGGGGAAAAACAGAACAGACGGCACTCACTGCTCTGGCGGCCATTGCGGCTACGATCTCCCGGATGGCGATGGATATTTGCCTCTACAACAGCCAGAACTTTGGGTTTCTGACGCTTCCGGATGCACTCACAACGGGCAGCAGTATTATGCCGCACAAGAAAAATCCGGACGTTGCGGAGCTACTGCGGGCTAAAACGAACCGACTGAAAGCACTGCCGATGGAAGTAACGCTCGTGATGAGCAATCTGCCGTCGGGCTATCACCGCGATATGCAGCTGCTGAAAGAAATTCTGATGCCCGCCTTCGATGAACTGCTGGACTGCCTCGACATTGCCGACTTCATGTTGGAACACATTCAGGTGAAAACGAATCTGCTCGATGACCCGAAGTACGATTTGCTATTCAGTGTGGAACGCGTCAACGAACTGGTTCTGAGTGGTGTACCTTTCCGCGAAGCGTATCAAACGGTTGGGAAGGAAATTGCCGAGCACACGTACAATCCGCCCCGTACGCTGCATCACACCCACGAAGGCAGCATCGGGAATCTGGGTAATAATCTCATTGTTGATCACATGGCAAAGGCACTGGCCGGATTCGGTGCCGATCGGGCACAGGCCGCTATTGACGCGTTGCTGGCTTAA